In a single window of the Halomicroarcula saliterrae genome:
- the lrpA1 gene encoding HTH-type transcriptional regulator LrpA1 has translation MSVESTERRILSVLEEDAQASYAEIADRAEVSKPTVRKYIKKLEEEGVIVGYSADIDPKKLSGQSIAMVGIDVASERYVEATRRLSDIDAVESLYTSSGDHMLMAEVRATDGNSLAAVIEDEILELDGVTAAHPSFLQERLK, from the coding sequence ATGAGTGTCGAGTCTACGGAGCGTCGTATCCTGTCCGTCCTCGAAGAGGACGCGCAGGCATCATACGCCGAGATAGCGGACCGGGCCGAAGTCTCGAAACCCACCGTCCGCAAGTACATCAAGAAACTCGAAGAGGAGGGGGTCATCGTCGGCTACTCCGCCGACATCGACCCCAAGAAGCTCTCGGGGCAGTCGATAGCCATGGTCGGTATCGACGTGGCCAGCGAGCGCTACGTCGAGGCGACCCGCCGGCTCTCGGACATCGACGCCGTCGAATCGCTGTACACCTCCAGTGGCGACCACATGCTGATGGCCGAGGTGCGCGCGACCGACGGGAACTCGCTGGCCGCCGTCATCGAAGACGAGATCCTCGAACTCGACGGCGTGACCGCGGCGCACCCGTCGTTCCTGCAGGAACGACTGAAATAA